The proteins below are encoded in one region of Phalacrocorax aristotelis chromosome 13, bGulAri2.1, whole genome shotgun sequence:
- the RPS21 gene encoding small ribosomal subunit protein eS21, with the protein MPEVSPPLWRLSASAALPPFPPRRARGVTARCLCLSRDPSEMQNDAGEFVDLYVPRKCSASNRIIGAKDHASIQINISEVDKVTGRVNGQFKTYAICGAIRRMGESDDSILRLAKNDGIVSKNF; encoded by the exons ATGCCGGAAGTATCCCCCCCTCTCTGGCGTCTTTCCGCTTCCGCCGCGCTGCCTCCCTTTCCGCCGCGGCGCGCGCGAG GTGTTACCGCCCGGTGCCTGTGCCTCAGCCGCGACCCCAGCGAGATGCAGAACGACGCCGGGGAGTTCGTGGACCTCTACGTCCCTCGGAAATG CTCTGCCAGCAACCGAATAATTGGTGCGAAGGATCATGCTTctattcaaataaatatttctgag GTGGACAAGGTAACAGGCAGAGTAAACGGCCAGTTCAAAACGTATGCCATTTGTGGAGCAATTCGCAGAATG ggtgaaTCAGATGACTCCATTCTGCGTCTGGCAAAAAATGATGGAATTGTTTCCAA gAACTTCTGA